From the Lathyrus oleraceus cultivar Zhongwan6 chromosome 4, CAAS_Psat_ZW6_1.0, whole genome shotgun sequence genome, one window contains:
- the LOC127137765 gene encoding uncharacterized protein LOC127137765, producing MYPSPEVAQHIKKDDDSSSSKKDMAAEGLCSLGQTVSGKGKSVASKTANASHSKKHDDTNDTRKGRSVVELMSARTAKKTAGVGLSKSWSKTTVRKSPVKVAAVHLDNISFHLEDGAVKWKFVILQRVAVERELGKDDFEVKDVMDLIKTVRLMKTVVGFSQCYEGLVKEFIVTIPEDIDDKNNKEFSKVFVRGKCITFSPTVINNFLGSKVEGAGELEAIDNGVCREITARQVKGWPIKKHLPSAKLTVKYAILHKIVAANWVPTNHISIIANTLGRFIFAVGTKMNFDYGRFMFEQIIKHASTNAVKLPIDFPSMICGIILNQHPGILSSNDLPSRRKPSLLLIADYMLGFVTP from the exons atgtacccctctcctgaggttgcACAACATATTAAGAAGGATGACGATTCCTCCAGTTCTAAGAAGGACATGgctgctgaaggtttgtgctctctAGGGCAAACTGTGTCTGGTAAAGGAAAATCTGTGGCATCTAAAACTGCCAATGCTTCCCACTCTAAGAAGCATGATGATACAAATGat ACTCGAAAAGGAAGATCTGTGGTTGAACTGATGTCAGCTAGAACagctaagaagactgctggtgtTGGTCTttccaaatcttggagcaag ACCACTGTGAGGAAGTCCCCTGTGAAAGTTGCTGCTGTGCATTTGGATAATATTTCTTTCCATCTTGAGGATGGAGCTGTCAAATGGAAATTTGTGATTCTACAAAGGGTGGCTGTAGAAAGGGAGTTAGGAAAGGATGACTTTGAAGTCAAGGACGTCATGGACCTAATAAAGACTGTAAGGTTGATGAAGACTGTGGTTGGGTTCTCTCAGTGCTATGAGGGTTTAGTTAAGGAATTCATTGTTACCATTCCTGAGGATATTGATGATAAGAACAACAAGGAATTTTCCAAAGTGTTTGTGAGAGGTAAGTGCATCACTTTCTCTCCCACTGTTATTAACAACTTTTTGGGCAGTAAAGTTGAGGGTGCAGGTGAATTAGAAGCTATAGACAATGGGGTCTGTAGAGAAATTACAGCTAGGCAGGTGAAAGGGTGGCCTATTAAGAAGCATCTTCCTTCCGCGAAGTTAACTGTCAAGTATGCTATATTGCATAAAATAGTAGctgcaaattgggtgcctaccaaccatATTTCCATAATTGCTAATACCCTTGGAAGATTTATTTTTGCAGTTGGAACCAAAATGAAttttgactatggtagatttatgtttgaacaaattatCAAGCATGCATCTACTAATGCAGTTAAGCTACCTATTGACTTTCCCTCTATGATTTGCGGGATTATCCTGAATCAACACCCTGGTATTCTGAGTTCTAATGACTTACCAAGTAGAAGAAAACCTTCTCT CTTGCTTATAGCTGATTATATGCTTGGTTTTGTAACCCCTTAA